In the Desulfosporosinus acidiphilus SJ4 genome, ATATTTGCCTTTTTTAAGAATCCTGTCATTAATGATTAAATGATACTCAAACATCAGAGGGATTTCTACTTTTAGAGAGCTCGTACTATAACCAAAGGTCATAATTAAGTTGAGAATTATGAATTTGACGTATTCTTGGATAAGATTTATTATTATCACATACCTCAGTTATCTACTAGCAAGCGTTGTATTTTCAAATCTATTCCACCTTCTTTTAATACCCCTCCAAGAGAGGGGCTTTTTTTTAATATCAGAAAGTATAACCTTTGGTTGTATACTGCAAGAAGAGCTAATTCGTGCGAAGACAGTGTCTTCGTCTTCTAGCATAAGTGCAACTAACCTGCCGCTTTCGCCGGAGGCTTAGCGCCAGCTAAGTTTTCTTTACCGGGCTTGGGATAAGGACAAACTGTGAACACTTAAAGATACCCAAGCATAAACTGGACTAAGAGGCGGATAGTATTGGAAGAACATTAAGGTTTCAAAGCGAGGCACGGAGGAGTTATGATGGGGGATATGGAAATCCAGACTCTCAAAGAAGTTGTCATGGAAATCAAAGGTGACGTAAAGGAAGTTAAAGATGCTGTTGCCCGCTTACATCTGCTTATGGTAGAAAATTATGTAACCAGAAAAGAGTTTGAAGCCTATAAGGAGCAGGAATTAAGCAGTCGTCGATGGTGGGTAACGTTTGTAGTCGGGGCAGCTACAGTAGCCATGGCAGTAATTAACGTTGCGAATCATTTCCTTAGTAAATTTATGACGAGATAGATTCGATCCTAGAGAATTGTTAAGGAATCGAAGATTGTCATACTCTTGCTCAGAAACAAATGATTTGAATCACTGTATACAATATTATGTATCGAGAAGGCTAGACACTTATTAAGAACAAAGTTATAATTGAACTACGATTTTTTCGTTTGTAAGGAGCAAAGAGGCTCTACGGCGTACTTAGTACGCTGTTTTAGAGCCTCTTTTTTCTTGCGAAAATACTTTTTCTTCCTACTCTATGAGCCGAAAAGGTTCCTGAATGTTTACACTATTTGATCCCCTTATCGTACAAAATGGCACCACGGATGATGAAGATATGCATTTTCAAAATAACGGAAGCAGCGACGACATTTAAGGCGGGAGGTCAACTAAAATGGCTTTAAACTCCGGGGATATCGCGTTTGTATTTTTGTCTACGATCTTAGTATTTTTAATGACTCCGGGATTGGCGTTGTTTTACGGAGGAATGGTCAGAAAACGAAATGTCCTCTCAATTATGATGCAAAGTTTTGCTGCAATAGGTTTGGTTACAGTAGTTTGGGTAATATTTGGATACTCTCTGGCCTTTGGTCCTGACCATGGACATATCATTGGAGGGTTTAACTGGTTTGCACTGAAAAATGTCGGACTCACGCCTAACCCGGATTATGCAGCTACAATTCCTCATTTGTTGTTTTTTATGTTTCAGCTAATGTTTGCTATTATCACTCCGGCAGTTATAAGCGGTGCAACTGCAGAAAGAATGCGTTTTCCGGCATTTCTCCTGTTCATATTCTTTTGGAGCACTTTCGTTTATATCCCTCTAGCCCATTGGGTGTGGGGAGTTGGCGGCTGGATGAGAAATCTTGGAGTCATGGATTTCGCAGGCGGAACCGTTGTAGAAATGGCCTCAGGAGTGTCAGGCTTAGTAGCGGCTTTAGTTATCGGAAAACGTTTGAGAGTGGGATACGAATTTAATATTCCTCATAATATGCCCAATGTTCTCCTGGGAGGAGGACTGTTGTGGTTCGGTTGGTTTGGTTTCAATGCCGGGGGCGCAATGGGAGCAAATGGACTCGCTGTTTTAGCTCTAACTACAACCC is a window encoding:
- a CDS encoding ammonium transporter encodes the protein MALNSGDIAFVFLSTILVFLMTPGLALFYGGMVRKRNVLSIMMQSFAAIGLVTVVWVIFGYSLAFGPDHGHIIGGFNWFALKNVGLTPNPDYAATIPHLLFFMFQLMFAIITPAVISGATAERMRFPAFLLFIFFWSTFVYIPLAHWVWGVGGWMRNLGVMDFAGGTVVEMASGVSGLVAALVIGKRLRVGYEFNIPHNMPNVLLGGGLLWFGWFGFNAGGAMGANGLAVLALTTTQIAGAAGMIGWALLEWFHRRQITVFGAISGIIAALVAITPAAGFVSSGSSLLIGFIAGGICYLGVSVLKDKLGYDDALDVFGIHGIGGTWGTLATGIFADVRLNSQGHNGLFNGGGIHPVLIQLLAIVATYVFTSIMTFVILKAVALFTPLRATDDEQVNGLDLTQHRENAYPDFELNENVYI